The following coding sequences are from one Thamnophis elegans isolate rThaEle1 chromosome 5, rThaEle1.pri, whole genome shotgun sequence window:
- the AP4M1 gene encoding AP-4 complex subunit mu-1, translating to MLRQLFVLSSKGDRLLYKDLRGDGSADLVETFARRIAALPTDQAPVFMEAGPGLHFAHVRHAGLYFVGTLRPDASPFVAVEFLARLVALLRDYCGRLDEKAVGLNFALISEVVDELLDYGYIQTTAPEVLKSFIQMDPVLSQPFSLFDLSTVGLFGADTQQSRVAPSCAAARPILSLRGEQVSQPEVFLDVVERLTVIIAANGSPMKTDIQGEIRLKSFFPGCSEMRIGLPEEFCVGKTELRGYGTAVRVDECSFHSSVKLDEFECSRILRVSPSQGELTLMQYQLADDIPAALPFHLFPTIKHRSGGRVQIYLKLRCDLFPKSHAVNLHVHLPVPKTTLSFSQELSSPEQTAVLQPATKSIEWIVPRIQGGSQLSATFKLEVPGLTQAGLRELGPVNLSFELPAHTCSGLQIRFLRFTGPEPTLPHRWVRYVTHSESYVIRLNAG from the exons ATGCTGCGCCAGCTGTTCGTGCTCTCGTCCAAGGGCGACCGGCTCCTCTACAAGGACC TCCGCGGCGACGGGAGCGCCGACCTGGTGGAGACCTTCGCGCGGAGGATCGCGGCGCTGCCCACCGACCAGGCACCGGTCTTCATG GAGGCCGGCCCGGGGCTCCACTTCGCCCACGTGCGCCACGCGGGGCTCTACTTCGTGGGCACCCTCCGGCCCGACGCTTCCCCCTTCGTGGCCGTGGAGTTCCTCGCCAG GCTGGTGGCGCTCCTGCGGGACTACTGTGGACGCCTGGACGAGAAGGCCGTCGGCCTCAACTTCGCCCTCATCTCCGAAGTGGTGGACGAGCTGCTG GATTACGGTTATATCCAGACCACCGCCCCGGAGGTCCTGAAGAGCTTCATCCAAATGGACCCCGTGCTCAGCCAGCCCTTCAGCCTCTTTGACCTCAGCACGGTGGGCTTG TTTGGGGCAGATACGCAGCAAAGCAGGGTGGCACCCAGTTGTGCAGCTGCTCGGCCAATCCTGTCGCTGCGGGGAGAGCAG GTTTCACAGCCTGAGGTTTTCCTGGATGTAGTGGAACGACTGACAGTCATCATCGCTGCCAAC GGCTCTCCCATGAAAACTGACATCCAAGGAGAAATACGGCTCAAGAGCTTCTTTCCCGGTTGCTCCG AGATGCGGATTGGCCTGCCGGAGGAGTTCTGCGTGGGCAAGACGGAGCTTCGAG GTTATGGCACGGCGGTCCGTGTGGATGAGTGCTCCTTCCATAGTTCTGTTAAGCTGGATGAATTTGAGTGCAGCCGCATCCTCCGTGTCAGCCCCAGCCAAGGGGAG CTGACTCTGATGCAATACCAGCTGGCTGATGACATCCCCGCAGCTCTGCCCTTCCACCTGTTCCCCACCATTAAGCACCGCTCCGGTGGCCG GGTGCAAATTTATCTCAAGCTTCGCTGTGACTTGTTTCCCAAAAG CCATGCTGTCAACCTTCACGTCCATCTGCCTGTGCCCAAAACAACGCTGAG CTTTTCTCAGGAGCTGAGCAGCCCTGAACAGACGGCCGTCTTGCAGCCCGCCACCAAGTCCATTGAGTGGATTGTCCCCCGAATACAAGGGGGCTCCCAACTTTCTGCCACGTTTAAG CTGGAGGTCCCGGGGCTCACCCAGGCGGGACTCCGTGAGCTCGGCCCCGTCAACCTGTCTTTTGAGCTGCCAGCCCACACCTGCTCTGGGCTGCAGATCCGCTTCCTGCGCTTCACGGGGCCAGAGCCTACTCTTCCTCACCGGTGGGTGAGGTACGTGACTCACAGCGAGTCCTACGTGATCCGACTCAATGCAGGATAG